A section of the Sebastes fasciatus isolate fSebFas1 chromosome 5, fSebFas1.pri, whole genome shotgun sequence genome encodes:
- the kank4 gene encoding uncharacterized protein kank4 isoform X1 has product MMDKKSANGFQTKASEGGVQRKQLPYSVETPYGFHLDLDFLKYVDDIEKGNTIKRVHIQRRVKGPPKFSTLPRNFSLPGHGARPAPKEKDSTWSGTSTLGPKPKSRVTEVQQIFDFRASEGGTSTQSRGTTSQGAGYVSAKPRDEVGAGARDVEEKTGGIQSRPNLLRASSMPITLPQRKGSDSSSPDRVVVTPESGSTENVFRASPDITERRCVPQDRTGLHQQITVALKRVRELEEQVKTIPELKAQICSLREEREKLLRQLQAQLQAQAQAQAQAQAQAQAQAQTQAQAQAQAQAQASTSSSTIAPNSDSGTRTQPQGQRPSEGLNLALMTQPLGGLDASERVPTKLVTGKGKQGVTEKSKKEREINQESLKSSSAHGEMGGLSEQETQPLEKSDKQKETLESPLEHAVQKLSWDNAGQELTSLRVAIKDSETSSIQDGDAAEGVKLEDQESMQSLQEKLMILEAKLTQASQDLERTNSRLKEQMDENKVKEEKILQLSDGVRVEVCSPEVQSRPRRESIDTGTETEKVDFANQETETESPGTVDQGTDTDRICIEVFVPSPMAGSIDQGTEIHEFDTNEQVTEVEAEAAAVSPPRPRANSMERGTVTERIPTQDQTTETPVAERVNQVTETEGETATDHPQRPRASSVDRETETERVNTVDRVTETVEAQRTDQQTETEAERRQDNNPARAAESEIQVRESAGNDRVEDVAAVASQRVEDMEANERIQIDSGDSESVVMKVVTESSITVLESRVEQTVVSDIVSQDEGRTSPVVTAGESTESKIEAAQKDSETKEIEPPKSEVTETQQIALETVEKKQTAEGVIVRATIKETVVTDTVVAAAAAESAAVKTVVPVRPQRGRKPSAEQAQPVPPQLQAAPVRPRRGSSETQAKQPQPQTKIQPKVQVQDPPQPEAEIPTQLSEPQVKQAPSPSQDQDPILAKKPPGESSEKQPKSQPQTQGPPPGSSEVQTRPKSIQAQSKTTATRRDSKEHKASQRGSGVSQPPNRGSGEAQTRPTRQGSCDAQPQSQGSRRSSSETQPPNKDASVTKSLRRGSSETAQRRGSTETGRDAGEAQPPRRGSGESPTSPAALGQVVTRITGLLGEQWAQLGSSSGTQQTASQQESPSTQKQTAGKRAEAGKRAEAGKGASAKPAGKAVPAAATGKPAGKPGPSKMSSIQSQLVSSLSVLSAFYSPAQKAAAASKQQEQGLKSIMKKNGVADKQGSKGAKKNLKFVGVNGGYESTSSEESSGDEKSKVEVEVEVEVEEEEEDSSEPEVEKKKEKETEPQPAEKPEEGSETQKKDEEVSAEGGGAVAAEKEAELGLLDPEGSLEDQAEGEKVDQGFIDACLYVKDRMEEVSSPDKEMRQVLVVLYQEWFKISSQKDSQADTVRLYLRQVGLTTPTLLPYVVNLTDGNGNMALHYSVSHSNFPVVKLLLDTGLCETDNVNKAGYTPVMLAALTAAESSDDLEVAQQLLKLGDVNACSRQAGQTALMLAVCHGRVAMVKLLLSCGTDVNAQDREGSTALMCASEHGHTNIVRMLLETGRCDTSLIDKNGQTARSAAEAASHQEIIDLLKANTETSEPSSTTDLL; this is encoded by the exons ATGATGGACAAGAAAAGTG CCAACGGCTTTCAGACCAAAGCCAGTGAGGGTGGTGTTCAGAGGAAGCAGCTGCCCTACTCAGTGGAAACTCCCTATGGCTTCCATCTGGACCTGGACTTCCTCAAGTATGTTGACGACATTGAAAAAGGCAATACCATCAAAAGGGTCCACATTCAGCGTAGGGTCAAGGGCCCACCCAAATTCAGCACTCTGCCCAGAAATTTCAGCCTTCCTGGGCATGGGGCCAGGCCTGCCCCTAAGGAAAAGGACAGCACATGGTCTGGAACATCCACCCTGGGTCCCAAGCCTAAATCGCGGGTGACAGAGGTCCAACAGATCTTCGACTTCAGGGCAAGTGAAGGGGGAACTTCCACCCAGAGCAGGGGGACAACCAGTCAGGGAGCTGGCTACGTTTCAGCAAAGCCCAGAGATGAAGTAGGAGCTGGGGCCCGGGATGTTGAAGAGAAAACTGGAGGGATTCAAAGCCGTCCGAACCTGCTCCGAGCATCAAGCATGCCCATCACCCTACCACAGCGGAAAGGTTCTGATTCAAGCAGTCCAGACCGTGTTGTGGTGACACCAGAGAGTGGCTCGACGGAGAACGTGTTCCGTGCCTCACCGGACATAACAGAGAGACGGTGTGTTCCTCAGGATCGGACAGGGCTGCACCAGCAGATCACAGTGGCACTGAAGCGGGTCAGAGAGCTGGAAGAGCAGGTGAAAACCATCCCAGAACTCAAGGCTCAGATCTGCTCactgagggaggagagggagaagctACTGCGTCAGCTCCAAGCCCAGCTCCAAGCCCAGGCCCAAGCCCAGGCCCAAGCCCAAGCCCAAGCCCAAGCCCAAGCCCAAACCCAAGCCCAAGCCCAAGCCCAAGCCCAAGCCCAAGCTTCCACATCATCCTCTACAATAGCACCGAATTCTGATTCTGGGACACGCACTCAGCCACAAGGACAGAGACCTTCAGAAGGGCTCAACTTAGCTCTGATGACTCAACCCCTGGGAGGTTTAGACGCTTCAGAGCGTGTGCCAACAAAGCTGGTAACAGGGAAAGGGAAACAAGGTGTTacagagaaaagtaaaaaagagagggagataaaTCAGGAATCTTTGAAGAGTTCCTCAGCACATGGAGAAATGGGTGGGTTGTCAGAGCAAGAAACCCAGCCGTTAGAAAAATCAGACAAACAAAAAGAGACATTAGAGAGTCCACTGGAGCATGCAGTGCAAAAGCTATCATGGGACAATGCAGGACAGGAATTAACATCACTTAGGGTGGCTATAAAAGACTCAGAGACTAGCAGTATTCAAGATGGTGATGCAGCAGAAGGAGTAAAACTTGAGGACCAAGAAAGTATGCAAAGTTTGCAGGAGAAGCTAATGATACTGGAGGCTAAACTTACTCAGGCTAGCCAAGACCTGGAGAGAACTAATAGTCGTTTGAAAGAACAAATGGATGAGAACAAGGTAAAAGAAGAGAAGATACTACAACTGAGTgatggagtgagagtggaggtGTGTTCTCCAGAAGTACAGAGCAGGCCAAGAAGAGAGAGTATTGACACaggaacagagacagagaaagttGATTTTGCCAAccaagagacagagacagaatcACCTGGTACAGTAGATCAGGGAACAGATACAGATAGGATCTGTATTGAAGTGTTTGTACCCTCACCAATGGCTGGAAGTATAGATCAAGGAACAGAGATTCATGAATTTGACACAAATGAACAGGTGACCGAGGTGGAGGCAGAAGCAGCTGCTGTGAGCCCACCAAGACCCAGAGCCAACAGTATGGAACGGGGCACAGTAACCGAGAGGATCCCCACTCAGGATCAGACCACCGAGACGCCCGTAGCAGAAAGGGTAAACCAAGTCACAGAGACAGAGGGCGAGACAGCAACAGACCATCCACAGAGGCCGAGGGCCAGCAGTGTAGACCgtgagacagagacggagagagtgaACACTGTGGACAGGGTTACAGAGACAGTGGAGGCACAGAGGACAGACCAGCAGACTGAGACAGAGGCAGAAAGACGACAGGATAACAATCCAGCCAGAGCTGCAGAATCAGAGATTCAAGTGAGAGAAAGTGCAGGCAATGACAGAGTAGAAGATGTAGCCGCTGTGGCCAGTCAAAGAGTGGAAGATATGGAAGCAAATGAAAGAATTCAAATAGATAGTGGAGACAGTGAAAGTGTGGTCATGAAAGTTGTCACAGAGAGTTCAATTACAGTTCTAGAAAGCAGAGTTGAACAAACTGTAGTTTCAGATATTGTGAGTCAGGATGAAGGGCGCACCAGTCCAGTTGTTACAGCAGGAGAAAGTACAGAATCTAAGATTGAAGCGGCACAGAAAGACTCAGAAACAAAAGAAATTGAACCCCCAAAGAGCGAAGTAACGGAAACGCAGCAGATTGCACTGGAGACTGTAGAGAagaaacaaacagcagagggtgtgATTGTGAGGGCAACAATCAAAGAAACGGTGGTCACTGACACggttgtagcagcagcagcagcagagagtgcAGCTGTGAAGACAGTAGTTCCTGTACGACCCCAGAGAGGCCGGAAGCCCTCAGCAGAGCAGGCACAGCCAGTACCTCCTCAGCTTCAGGCTGCACCTGTGCGTCCTCGTAGGGGATCCAGTGAAACTCAAGCCAAGCAGCCCCAGCCCCAGACAAAAATCCAGCCCAAGGTGCAAGTACAGGATCCACCACAGCCTGAGGCCGAAATCCCAACACAGCTCTCTGAACCACAGGTAAAACAAGCCCCATCTCCATCTCAGGATCAGGACCCCATCCTAGCAAAGAAGCCTCCTGGGGAGTCTAGTGAGAAACAACCTAAATCACAACCTCAGACTCAGGGCCCGCCTCCGGGCTCCAGTGAAGTCCAAACCCGTCCCAAATCAATCCAAGCACAGTCTAAAACCACTGCAACTCGACGGGACTCCAAAGAGCATAAAGCATCACAGAGGGGATCCGGTGTATCGCAACCTCCTAATCGTGGATCAGGAGAAGCCCAGACCCGCCCAACTCGCCAGGGGTCATGTGACGCCCAACCTCAGTCTCAGGGCTCTCGTAGAAGTTCCAGTGAGACTCAACCCCCTAACAAAGATGCGAGCGTGACAAAATCACTGCGCAGAGGCTCCAGCGAAACAGCCCAACGTCGTGGTTCAACTGAAACCGGTCGGGATGCTGGCGAGGCCCAGCCTCCTCGCAGAGGCTCCGGTGAGTCACCAACATCGCCTGCGGCTTTGGGCCAAGTCGTAACCCGGATAACGGGGCTTCTGGGCGAGCAGTGGGCACAGCTGGGGAGCAGCTCTGGAACTCAACAGACGGCCAGCCAGCAGGAAAGCCCCAGCACACAGAAACAGACGGCAGGGAAAAGAGCAGAGGCAGGGAAAAGAGCAGAGGCAGGGAAAGGAGCCTCGGCCAAGCCTGCAGGGAAGGCAGTCCCTGCAGCAGCAACAGGGAAACCAGCAGGGAAGCCTGGTCCATCCAAAATGAGCTCCATTCAAAGTCAACTGGTCAGCTCCCTCAGTGTCCTCTCTGCCTTCTACTCCCCAGCCCAGAAAGCAGCTGCTGCCAGCAAACAGCAAGAACAAG GTCTCAAATCTATTATGAAGAAAAATGGTGTTGCTGACAAGCAAGGGAGCAAGGGAGCCAAGAAAAACCTGAAGTTTGTTGGGGTGAATGGAGG CTATGAGTCCACATCCAGTGAAGAGTCCAGTGGAGATGAGAAGTcgaaggtggaggtggaggtggaggtggaggtggaggaggaggaggaagacagttcagaaccagaggtagagaagaaaaaggaaaaggagacTGAGCCTCAGCCGGCAGAGAAGCCTGAAGAGGGATCAGAGACCCAGAAGAAGGATGAAGAGGTCTCAGCCGAGGGAGGAGGTGCTGTGGCTGCAGAGAAGGAGGCTGAACTAGGCCTGCTGGATCCAGAAGGCAGCCTGGAAGACCAGGCTGAAGG GGAGAAAGTTGACCAGGGGTTTATAGACGCCTGCCTCTATGTAAAAGACCGCATGGAAGAGGTTTCATCCCCAGATAAAGAAATg CGCCAGGTTTTAGTGGTGCTCTACCAGGAGTGGTTCAAGATCTCCAGTCAGAAAGACTCGCAGGCCGATACCGTCAGATTATACCTGCGACAAGTGGGCTTAACCACACCCACTCTCCTGCCATACGTGGTTAACTTGACCGACGGCAACGGGAATATGGCCCTCCATTACAGCGTGTCGCATTCAAACTTCCCTGTTGTCAAACTGCTGCTGGACACTG GTCTATGCGAGACAGACAATGTGAACAAGGCGGGCTATACGCCAGTGATGCTCGCTGCACTGACGGCTGCTGAGAGCTCTGATGACCTGGAGGTGGCGCAACAACTGTTGAAACTAGGTGACGTCAACGCATGCTCCAGACAG GCAGGTCAGACGGCACTCATGCTTGCGGTGTGCCACGGCCGCGTTGCCATGGTGAAGCTGCTCCTGAGCTGCGGTACGGATGTAAATGCCCAGGACCGCGAGGGCTCCACGGCCCTGATGTGTGCCAGCGAACATGGACACACAAACATCGTTCGTATGCTGCTGGAGACAGGTCGCTGTGACACCAGCCTCATAGATAAG
- the kank4 gene encoding uncharacterized protein kank4 isoform X2 has translation MMDKKSANGFQTKASEGGVQRKQLPYSVETPYGFHLDLDFLKYVDDIEKGNTIKRVHIQRRVKGPPKFSTLPRNFSLPGHGARPAPKEKDSTWSGTSTLGPKPKSRVTEVQQIFDFRASEGGTSTQSRGTTSQGAGYVSAKPRDEVGAGARDVEEKTGGIQSRPNLLRASSMPITLPQRKGSDSSSPDRVVVTPESGSTENVFRASPDITERRCVPQDRTGLHQQITVALKRVRELEEQVKTIPELKAQICSLREEREKLLPQAQAQAQAQAQAQTQAQAQAQAQAQASTSSSTIAPNSDSGTRTQPQGQRPSEGLNLALMTQPLGGLDASERVPTKLVTGKGKQGVTEKSKKEREINQESLKSSSAHGEMGGLSEQETQPLEKSDKQKETLESPLEHAVQKLSWDNAGQELTSLRVAIKDSETSSIQDGDAAEGVKLEDQESMQSLQEKLMILEAKLTQASQDLERTNSRLKEQMDENKVKEEKILQLSDGVRVEVCSPEVQSRPRRESIDTGTETEKVDFANQETETESPGTVDQGTDTDRICIEVFVPSPMAGSIDQGTEIHEFDTNEQVTEVEAEAAAVSPPRPRANSMERGTVTERIPTQDQTTETPVAERVNQVTETEGETATDHPQRPRASSVDRETETERVNTVDRVTETVEAQRTDQQTETEAERRQDNNPARAAESEIQVRESAGNDRVEDVAAVASQRVEDMEANERIQIDSGDSESVVMKVVTESSITVLESRVEQTVVSDIVSQDEGRTSPVVTAGESTESKIEAAQKDSETKEIEPPKSEVTETQQIALETVEKKQTAEGVIVRATIKETVVTDTVVAAAAAESAAVKTVVPVRPQRGRKPSAEQAQPVPPQLQAAPVRPRRGSSETQAKQPQPQTKIQPKVQVQDPPQPEAEIPTQLSEPQVKQAPSPSQDQDPILAKKPPGESSEKQPKSQPQTQGPPPGSSEVQTRPKSIQAQSKTTATRRDSKEHKASQRGSGVSQPPNRGSGEAQTRPTRQGSCDAQPQSQGSRRSSSETQPPNKDASVTKSLRRGSSETAQRRGSTETGRDAGEAQPPRRGSGESPTSPAALGQVVTRITGLLGEQWAQLGSSSGTQQTASQQESPSTQKQTAGKRAEAGKRAEAGKGASAKPAGKAVPAAATGKPAGKPGPSKMSSIQSQLVSSLSVLSAFYSPAQKAAAASKQQEQGLKSIMKKNGVADKQGSKGAKKNLKFVGVNGGYESTSSEESSGDEKSKVEVEVEVEVEEEEEDSSEPEVEKKKEKETEPQPAEKPEEGSETQKKDEEVSAEGGGAVAAEKEAELGLLDPEGSLEDQAEGEKVDQGFIDACLYVKDRMEEVSSPDKEMRQVLVVLYQEWFKISSQKDSQADTVRLYLRQVGLTTPTLLPYVVNLTDGNGNMALHYSVSHSNFPVVKLLLDTGLCETDNVNKAGYTPVMLAALTAAESSDDLEVAQQLLKLGDVNACSRQAGQTALMLAVCHGRVAMVKLLLSCGTDVNAQDREGSTALMCASEHGHTNIVRMLLETGRCDTSLIDKNGQTARSAAEAASHQEIIDLLKANTETSEPSSTTDLL, from the exons ATGATGGACAAGAAAAGTG CCAACGGCTTTCAGACCAAAGCCAGTGAGGGTGGTGTTCAGAGGAAGCAGCTGCCCTACTCAGTGGAAACTCCCTATGGCTTCCATCTGGACCTGGACTTCCTCAAGTATGTTGACGACATTGAAAAAGGCAATACCATCAAAAGGGTCCACATTCAGCGTAGGGTCAAGGGCCCACCCAAATTCAGCACTCTGCCCAGAAATTTCAGCCTTCCTGGGCATGGGGCCAGGCCTGCCCCTAAGGAAAAGGACAGCACATGGTCTGGAACATCCACCCTGGGTCCCAAGCCTAAATCGCGGGTGACAGAGGTCCAACAGATCTTCGACTTCAGGGCAAGTGAAGGGGGAACTTCCACCCAGAGCAGGGGGACAACCAGTCAGGGAGCTGGCTACGTTTCAGCAAAGCCCAGAGATGAAGTAGGAGCTGGGGCCCGGGATGTTGAAGAGAAAACTGGAGGGATTCAAAGCCGTCCGAACCTGCTCCGAGCATCAAGCATGCCCATCACCCTACCACAGCGGAAAGGTTCTGATTCAAGCAGTCCAGACCGTGTTGTGGTGACACCAGAGAGTGGCTCGACGGAGAACGTGTTCCGTGCCTCACCGGACATAACAGAGAGACGGTGTGTTCCTCAGGATCGGACAGGGCTGCACCAGCAGATCACAGTGGCACTGAAGCGGGTCAGAGAGCTGGAAGAGCAGGTGAAAACCATCCCAGAACTCAAGGCTCAGATCTGCTCactgagggaggagagggagaagctACTGC CCCAGGCCCAAGCCCAAGCCCAAGCCCAAGCCCAAGCCCAAACCCAAGCCCAAGCCCAAGCCCAAGCCCAAGCCCAAGCTTCCACATCATCCTCTACAATAGCACCGAATTCTGATTCTGGGACACGCACTCAGCCACAAGGACAGAGACCTTCAGAAGGGCTCAACTTAGCTCTGATGACTCAACCCCTGGGAGGTTTAGACGCTTCAGAGCGTGTGCCAACAAAGCTGGTAACAGGGAAAGGGAAACAAGGTGTTacagagaaaagtaaaaaagagagggagataaaTCAGGAATCTTTGAAGAGTTCCTCAGCACATGGAGAAATGGGTGGGTTGTCAGAGCAAGAAACCCAGCCGTTAGAAAAATCAGACAAACAAAAAGAGACATTAGAGAGTCCACTGGAGCATGCAGTGCAAAAGCTATCATGGGACAATGCAGGACAGGAATTAACATCACTTAGGGTGGCTATAAAAGACTCAGAGACTAGCAGTATTCAAGATGGTGATGCAGCAGAAGGAGTAAAACTTGAGGACCAAGAAAGTATGCAAAGTTTGCAGGAGAAGCTAATGATACTGGAGGCTAAACTTACTCAGGCTAGCCAAGACCTGGAGAGAACTAATAGTCGTTTGAAAGAACAAATGGATGAGAACAAGGTAAAAGAAGAGAAGATACTACAACTGAGTgatggagtgagagtggaggtGTGTTCTCCAGAAGTACAGAGCAGGCCAAGAAGAGAGAGTATTGACACaggaacagagacagagaaagttGATTTTGCCAAccaagagacagagacagaatcACCTGGTACAGTAGATCAGGGAACAGATACAGATAGGATCTGTATTGAAGTGTTTGTACCCTCACCAATGGCTGGAAGTATAGATCAAGGAACAGAGATTCATGAATTTGACACAAATGAACAGGTGACCGAGGTGGAGGCAGAAGCAGCTGCTGTGAGCCCACCAAGACCCAGAGCCAACAGTATGGAACGGGGCACAGTAACCGAGAGGATCCCCACTCAGGATCAGACCACCGAGACGCCCGTAGCAGAAAGGGTAAACCAAGTCACAGAGACAGAGGGCGAGACAGCAACAGACCATCCACAGAGGCCGAGGGCCAGCAGTGTAGACCgtgagacagagacggagagagtgaACACTGTGGACAGGGTTACAGAGACAGTGGAGGCACAGAGGACAGACCAGCAGACTGAGACAGAGGCAGAAAGACGACAGGATAACAATCCAGCCAGAGCTGCAGAATCAGAGATTCAAGTGAGAGAAAGTGCAGGCAATGACAGAGTAGAAGATGTAGCCGCTGTGGCCAGTCAAAGAGTGGAAGATATGGAAGCAAATGAAAGAATTCAAATAGATAGTGGAGACAGTGAAAGTGTGGTCATGAAAGTTGTCACAGAGAGTTCAATTACAGTTCTAGAAAGCAGAGTTGAACAAACTGTAGTTTCAGATATTGTGAGTCAGGATGAAGGGCGCACCAGTCCAGTTGTTACAGCAGGAGAAAGTACAGAATCTAAGATTGAAGCGGCACAGAAAGACTCAGAAACAAAAGAAATTGAACCCCCAAAGAGCGAAGTAACGGAAACGCAGCAGATTGCACTGGAGACTGTAGAGAagaaacaaacagcagagggtgtgATTGTGAGGGCAACAATCAAAGAAACGGTGGTCACTGACACggttgtagcagcagcagcagcagagagtgcAGCTGTGAAGACAGTAGTTCCTGTACGACCCCAGAGAGGCCGGAAGCCCTCAGCAGAGCAGGCACAGCCAGTACCTCCTCAGCTTCAGGCTGCACCTGTGCGTCCTCGTAGGGGATCCAGTGAAACTCAAGCCAAGCAGCCCCAGCCCCAGACAAAAATCCAGCCCAAGGTGCAAGTACAGGATCCACCACAGCCTGAGGCCGAAATCCCAACACAGCTCTCTGAACCACAGGTAAAACAAGCCCCATCTCCATCTCAGGATCAGGACCCCATCCTAGCAAAGAAGCCTCCTGGGGAGTCTAGTGAGAAACAACCTAAATCACAACCTCAGACTCAGGGCCCGCCTCCGGGCTCCAGTGAAGTCCAAACCCGTCCCAAATCAATCCAAGCACAGTCTAAAACCACTGCAACTCGACGGGACTCCAAAGAGCATAAAGCATCACAGAGGGGATCCGGTGTATCGCAACCTCCTAATCGTGGATCAGGAGAAGCCCAGACCCGCCCAACTCGCCAGGGGTCATGTGACGCCCAACCTCAGTCTCAGGGCTCTCGTAGAAGTTCCAGTGAGACTCAACCCCCTAACAAAGATGCGAGCGTGACAAAATCACTGCGCAGAGGCTCCAGCGAAACAGCCCAACGTCGTGGTTCAACTGAAACCGGTCGGGATGCTGGCGAGGCCCAGCCTCCTCGCAGAGGCTCCGGTGAGTCACCAACATCGCCTGCGGCTTTGGGCCAAGTCGTAACCCGGATAACGGGGCTTCTGGGCGAGCAGTGGGCACAGCTGGGGAGCAGCTCTGGAACTCAACAGACGGCCAGCCAGCAGGAAAGCCCCAGCACACAGAAACAGACGGCAGGGAAAAGAGCAGAGGCAGGGAAAAGAGCAGAGGCAGGGAAAGGAGCCTCGGCCAAGCCTGCAGGGAAGGCAGTCCCTGCAGCAGCAACAGGGAAACCAGCAGGGAAGCCTGGTCCATCCAAAATGAGCTCCATTCAAAGTCAACTGGTCAGCTCCCTCAGTGTCCTCTCTGCCTTCTACTCCCCAGCCCAGAAAGCAGCTGCTGCCAGCAAACAGCAAGAACAAG GTCTCAAATCTATTATGAAGAAAAATGGTGTTGCTGACAAGCAAGGGAGCAAGGGAGCCAAGAAAAACCTGAAGTTTGTTGGGGTGAATGGAGG CTATGAGTCCACATCCAGTGAAGAGTCCAGTGGAGATGAGAAGTcgaaggtggaggtggaggtggaggtggaggtggaggaggaggaggaagacagttcagaaccagaggtagagaagaaaaaggaaaaggagacTGAGCCTCAGCCGGCAGAGAAGCCTGAAGAGGGATCAGAGACCCAGAAGAAGGATGAAGAGGTCTCAGCCGAGGGAGGAGGTGCTGTGGCTGCAGAGAAGGAGGCTGAACTAGGCCTGCTGGATCCAGAAGGCAGCCTGGAAGACCAGGCTGAAGG GGAGAAAGTTGACCAGGGGTTTATAGACGCCTGCCTCTATGTAAAAGACCGCATGGAAGAGGTTTCATCCCCAGATAAAGAAATg CGCCAGGTTTTAGTGGTGCTCTACCAGGAGTGGTTCAAGATCTCCAGTCAGAAAGACTCGCAGGCCGATACCGTCAGATTATACCTGCGACAAGTGGGCTTAACCACACCCACTCTCCTGCCATACGTGGTTAACTTGACCGACGGCAACGGGAATATGGCCCTCCATTACAGCGTGTCGCATTCAAACTTCCCTGTTGTCAAACTGCTGCTGGACACTG GTCTATGCGAGACAGACAATGTGAACAAGGCGGGCTATACGCCAGTGATGCTCGCTGCACTGACGGCTGCTGAGAGCTCTGATGACCTGGAGGTGGCGCAACAACTGTTGAAACTAGGTGACGTCAACGCATGCTCCAGACAG GCAGGTCAGACGGCACTCATGCTTGCGGTGTGCCACGGCCGCGTTGCCATGGTGAAGCTGCTCCTGAGCTGCGGTACGGATGTAAATGCCCAGGACCGCGAGGGCTCCACGGCCCTGATGTGTGCCAGCGAACATGGACACACAAACATCGTTCGTATGCTGCTGGAGACAGGTCGCTGTGACACCAGCCTCATAGATAAG